The Impatiens glandulifera chromosome 8, dImpGla2.1, whole genome shotgun sequence genome includes a window with the following:
- the LOC124911901 gene encoding uncharacterized protein LOC124911901 — MLGQMATTLVSSSSSSYLLRPPSIHSPSSSSVLSFFFLSKKNPLSTIHHHHEKSPISIVSSSSSSSSSLNRLSFLPRLFSNPCLSLSILPPLCSLSTSQLTTELTADDDNEDGFVEEEEEEEEEIGKDESLKSGDVLSPLIAMRRREPMAKLPNLTMKEKKELASYAHSLGKKLKSQQVGKSGVTDSVVTALIETLEANELLKLKIHGSCPDELDEAVKRLEVGTGSVMVSRIGRTIIIYRPSPTKLKVEEKKKLNQIAFQKKRLAFYNSQVSF, encoded by the exons ATGTTAGGACAAATGGCGACTACACTAGTCTCCTCTTCCTCATCTTCTTATCTCCTCCGACCGCCGTCGATtcattctccttcttcttcctctgttttatctttcttcttcttatcgAAGAAAAATCCTCTGTCTACCATTCACCACCACCACGAGAAGTCGCCGATTTCCAtcgtctcttcttcttcatcttcatcttcatccttgaATCGTTTGTCTTTTCTACCCCGTCTATTCTCCAATCCTTGTCTATCTCTCTCGATTTTACCACCACTTTGTTCTCTTTCAACCTCCCAATTAACCACTGAACTGACTGCTGATGATGATAACGAAGACGGgtttgttgaagaagaagaagaagaagaagaggaaattGGGAAAGATGAAAGTTTGAAAAGTGGTGATGTTTTGTCTCCATTGATTGCAATGAGAAGGAGAGAACCAATGGCGAAATTGCCGAATCTTACAATGAAAGAGAAGAAAGAGCTGGCTTCATACGCCCATAGTCTTGGGAAGAAGCTGAAGAGCCAACAGGTGGGGAAATCTGGTGTGACTGACTCTGTTGTGACTGCACTGATCGAAACACTAGAAGCTAACGAGCTCCTCAAG CTGAAAATACATGGAAGCTGTCCTGATGAGTTAGATGAGGCAGTGAAGAGATTAGAGGTGGGTACAGGGTCAGTAATGGTTAGTCGAATAGGTAGAACCATTATCATATATAGGCCAAGTCCAACAAAGTTGAAAgtggaagagaagaagaaactaAATCAAATTGCATTTCAGAAGAAAAGGCTGGCCTTTTACAATTCTCAGGTtagtttttga
- the LOC124912250 gene encoding GATA transcription factor 6-like, which translates to MEYCINELDMTTLQSTIPLDSSTFHHLDDFFSLNSGADADDDNNNVDGVDFSSIDSFLDLSDDHHHQLLQEDQWKEEVSNSQDKPGNIQFTTTSFPGGDSHVVEFPLLQQVEDFEDLEWLSRIVDDYDSDSKLTLLYNPPINHHHHHRSHPPPPPPPLLCFSCPIPAKPRTKRTRLAGKLWGNAVTAALSNSSSSSSSSSIISYGSSNSSISSNTNLTIPMKNQMKKRGWSELESETQIRRCSHCHVQKTPQWRSGPLGPKTLCNACGVRFKSGKLFPEYRPACSPSFTGELHSNSHRKVLEMRRKKETIDKPGQVSF; encoded by the exons atggaGTATTGCATTAATGAATTAGACATGACTACACTTCAATCTACTATCCCTTTAGATTCCTCTACTTTCCACCACTTAGACGATTTCTTCTCACTCAACTCCGGCGCCGACGCCGACGACGACAACAACAACGTCGACGGCGTCGACTTCTCTTCTATCGATTCCTTCCTTGACCTCTCCGACGACCACCACCATCAATTATTACAAGAAGACCAATGGAAAGAAGAAGTTTCTAATTCTCAAGACAAACCAGGAAACATCCAATTTACCACCACCTCCTTCCCCGGCGGCGACTCTCACGTAGTCGAATTTCCACTTTTG CAACAAGTCGAGGATTTTGAAGATCTAGAATGGTTATCTCGAATTGTAGATGACTATGATTCAGATTCCAAATTAACCCTTCTCTATAATCCCCCCAtaaaccaccaccaccaccaccgatctcatccgccgccgccgccgccgccccTTCTCTGCTTCTCCTGTCCAATCCCAGCCAAACCCAGAACCAAAAGAACAAGACTCGCCGGAAAACTATGGGGAAACGCCGTGACCGCCGCTTTATCAaattcctcttcctcttcttcttcttcctcaataATATCCTACGGTTCTTCAAACTCTTCAATCAGTTCTAATACCAACTTAACCATTCCAATGAAAAATCAAATGAAGAAAAGAGGGTGGTCGGAATTGGAATCGGAAACGCAGATTCGACGTTGTAGCCATTGCCATGTTCAGAAAACACCTCAGTGGAGAAGTGGTCCTCTTGGTCCAAAGACACTTTGTAACGCTTGTGGAGTTCGGTTTAAGTCCGGCAAACTTTTCCCGGAGTACAGACCGGCGTGTAGTCCGAGCTTTACCGGCGAACTTCACTCGAACAGTCATAGGAAAGTATTAGAGATGCGACGGAAGAAGGAGACTATTGATAAACCGGGACAAGTGAGTTTTTGA